A window from Citrobacter amalonaticus encodes these proteins:
- the manX gene encoding PTS mannose transporter subunit IIAB: MTIAIVIGTHGWAAEQLLKTAEMLLGEQENVGWIDFVPGENAETLIEKYNAQLAKLDTSNGVLFLVDTWGGSPFNAASRIVVDKEQYEVIAGVNIPMLVETLMARDDNPSFDELVALAVETGREGVKALKAKPVEKAAPAPVATAPKAAAPAKPMGPNDYMQIGLARIDDRLIHGQVATRWTKETNVTRIIVVSDEVAADTVRKTLLTQVAPPGVTAHVVDVAKMIRVYNNPKYAGERVMLLFTNPTDVERIVEGGVKITSVNIGGMAFRQGKTQVNNAISVDEKDIEAFNKLNARGIELEARKVSTDQKLKMMDLIAKVGK; this comes from the coding sequence GTGACCATTGCTATTGTTATAGGCACACATGGTTGGGCTGCAGAGCAGTTACTCAAGACAGCAGAAATGCTGTTAGGCGAGCAGGAAAACGTCGGCTGGATCGATTTCGTGCCCGGCGAAAATGCCGAAACGCTGATTGAAAAGTACAACGCTCAGTTGGCAAAACTCGATACCAGTAACGGCGTGCTGTTTCTCGTCGATACATGGGGAGGCAGTCCGTTCAACGCTGCCAGCCGCATTGTCGTCGACAAAGAACAGTATGAAGTGATTGCCGGGGTGAACATCCCTATGCTGGTCGAAACGCTGATGGCGCGTGACGACAACCCAAGCTTCGATGAACTGGTCGCGCTGGCAGTTGAAACCGGTCGCGAAGGCGTGAAAGCGCTGAAAGCGAAACCGGTGGAAAAAGCCGCCCCTGCCCCCGTCGCAACGGCCCCCAAAGCCGCGGCCCCGGCAAAACCAATGGGACCGAACGATTATATGCAAATCGGTCTTGCCCGTATTGATGACCGTTTGATCCATGGTCAGGTGGCTACCCGCTGGACCAAAGAAACCAACGTGACCCGCATTATCGTAGTCAGCGATGAAGTGGCGGCAGACACCGTGCGTAAAACGCTGTTGACGCAGGTGGCGCCTCCTGGCGTGACCGCTCACGTGGTGGATGTTGCCAAGATGATTCGCGTTTACAACAACCCGAAATACGCGGGCGAACGTGTAATGCTGCTGTTCACCAATCCGACCGATGTTGAACGCATTGTCGAAGGCGGCGTAAAAATCACCTCCGTAAACATTGGCGGCATGGCTTTCCGTCAGGGTAAAACGCAGGTCAACAACGCCATCTCTGTCGATGAGAAAGACATCGAAGCCTTTAACAAACTTAATGCCCGCGGTATTGAGCTTGAGGCGCGTAAAGTGTCAACCGATCAGAAACTGAAAATGATGGATTTGATTGCCAAAGTGGGCAAGTAA
- a CDS encoding PTS mannose/fructose/sorbose transporter subunit IIC: protein MEITTLQIVLVFIVACIAGMESVLDEFQFHRPLVACTLIGAVLGDMKTGIIIGGTLEMIALGWMNIGAAVAPDAALASIISTVLVIAGHQSIGAGIALAIPLAAAGQVLTIIVRTITVAFQHAADKAAENGNLTALSWLHVSSLFLQAMRIAIPAVIVAISVGTSEVQGMLNAIPEVVTGGLNIAGGMIVVVGYAMVINMMRAGYLMPFFYLGFVTAAFTNFNLVALGVIGAVMAILYIQLSPKYNRVAGAPAQAAGDNSLDNELD, encoded by the coding sequence ATGGAGATTACCACTCTTCAGATTGTGCTGGTGTTCATCGTCGCATGTATCGCGGGTATGGAGTCGGTACTCGATGAATTTCAGTTCCACCGCCCACTGGTGGCCTGTACGCTGATTGGTGCCGTTCTCGGGGATATGAAAACCGGTATTATCATCGGTGGTACCCTGGAAATGATCGCCCTTGGCTGGATGAACATCGGTGCTGCCGTTGCACCTGATGCCGCACTGGCGTCCATTATCTCTACCGTTCTGGTTATTGCGGGTCACCAAAGCATCGGTGCCGGTATCGCGCTGGCGATTCCGCTGGCTGCAGCAGGCCAGGTTCTGACGATCATCGTTCGTACTATCACCGTGGCATTCCAGCACGCGGCGGATAAAGCGGCGGAAAACGGTAACCTGACAGCGCTCTCCTGGCTGCATGTCTCTTCCCTGTTCCTGCAGGCGATGCGTATCGCTATCCCGGCGGTTATCGTTGCGATTTCCGTAGGCACCAGCGAAGTTCAGGGCATGCTGAATGCGATTCCGGAAGTGGTGACTGGCGGTCTGAACATCGCCGGTGGCATGATCGTTGTGGTCGGTTACGCGATGGTTATCAACATGATGCGTGCAGGCTACCTGATGCCGTTCTTCTACCTCGGCTTCGTGACTGCGGCATTTACTAACTTCAACCTGGTTGCTCTGGGTGTGATTGGTGCGGTCATGGCCATCCTCTACATCCAACTGAGCCCGAAATATAACCGCGTGGCGGGTGCACCAGCACAGGCTGCGGGTGACAACTCCCTCGATAACGAACTGGACTAG
- a CDS encoding PTS mannose transporter subunit IID codes for MVDMTKTTTEKKLTQSDIRGVFIRSNLFQGSWNFERMQALGFCFSMVPAIRRLYPENNDARKQAIKRHLEFFNTHPYVAAPVLGVTLAMEEQRANGAEIDDGAINGIKVGLMGPLAGVGDPIFWGTVRPVFAALGAGIAMSGSLLGPLLFFILFNAVRLLTRYYGVAYGYRKGVDIVKDMGGGFLQKLTEGASILGLFVMGALVNKWTHVNIPLVVSTITGQDGQTRVTTVQTILDQLMPGLVPLLLTFACMWLLRKKVNPLWIIVGFFVIGIAGYALGLLGL; via the coding sequence ATGGTTGATATGACTAAAACTACCACTGAGAAAAAACTCACACAGAGTGACATTCGTGGCGTGTTCATTCGTTCTAACCTGTTTCAGGGTTCATGGAACTTCGAACGTATGCAGGCGCTGGGTTTCTGCTTCTCCATGGTACCGGCTATCCGTCGCCTGTATCCAGAGAACAACGATGCGCGTAAGCAAGCCATCAAGCGTCACCTGGAATTCTTTAACACCCATCCGTATGTAGCCGCGCCGGTGCTCGGCGTAACGCTGGCGATGGAAGAACAGCGTGCTAACGGCGCAGAAATTGACGATGGTGCCATTAACGGTATCAAAGTCGGTCTGATGGGCCCGTTGGCAGGCGTGGGCGACCCGATTTTCTGGGGTACTGTGCGTCCGGTATTCGCCGCGTTAGGTGCGGGTATCGCGATGAGCGGCAGCCTGCTCGGTCCCTTGCTGTTCTTCATTCTGTTCAACGCAGTCCGTCTGCTGACCCGTTACTACGGTGTCGCCTACGGTTATCGCAAAGGTGTCGATATCGTTAAAGATATGGGCGGCGGATTCCTGCAAAAACTGACTGAGGGGGCGTCAATCCTCGGCCTGTTTGTCATGGGGGCGTTGGTGAACAAGTGGACGCATGTAAACATCCCGCTGGTGGTTTCAACTATCACCGGTCAGGATGGGCAGACACGTGTTACCACCGTACAGACCATTCTCGACCAGTTGATGCCGGGTCTGGTTCCGCTGCTGCTGACCTTCGCCTGTATGTGGCTGCTGCGTAAGAAAGTCAACCCACTGTGGATTATCGTTGGCTTCTTTGTCATCGGTATCGCGGGTTATGCGCTCGGCCTGTTGGGTCTGTAA
- a CDS encoding DUF986 family protein — MTITDLVLVFFIAALLAYAIYDQFIMPRRNGPTLLAIPLLRRSRVDSIIFIGLIAILIYNNVTSHGAIITTWLLCALALMGFYIFWIRVPKILFKQDGFFFANVWIEYNRIKAMNLSEDGVLVMQLEQRRLLIRVRNIDDLEKIYKLLVSYQ; from the coding sequence ATGACTATCACGGACCTGGTGCTGGTTTTCTTTATTGCCGCGTTACTGGCTTATGCCATTTACGATCAGTTCATCATGCCACGCCGCAATGGCCCGACTTTGCTTGCGATTCCCCTGCTGCGCCGAAGCCGCGTCGACAGCATCATCTTCATTGGCCTCATCGCAATTCTTATCTACAACAATGTCACCAGCCATGGGGCAATCATCACCACCTGGTTATTATGTGCTCTGGCCTTAATGGGGTTTTATATTTTCTGGATCCGGGTCCCTAAGATCCTCTTCAAACAGGATGGATTTTTCTTCGCCAACGTCTGGATAGAATATAACCGCATTAAAGCGATGAATTTATCGGAAGATGGTGTTCTGGTGATGCAATTAGAGCAACGGCGTCTGCTTATTCGTGTACGGAATATCGACGATCTGGAAAAGATATATAAACTTCTCGTTTCCTATCAGTAA
- the mntP gene encoding manganese efflux pump MntP, with the protein MNITATIILAFGMSMDAFAASIGKGATLHKPKFSEALRTGLIFGAVETLTPLIGWALGMLASKFVLEWNHWIAFILLVFLGGRMIIEGFRGADNEDDEPLRRHGFWLLVTTAIATSLDAMAVGVGLAFLQVNIIATALAIGCATLIMSTLGMMVGRFIGPLLGKRAEILGGVVLIGIGVQILWTHFHG; encoded by the coding sequence ATGAATATCACCGCCACTATTATTCTCGCTTTTGGCATGTCGATGGATGCTTTTGCCGCATCAATTGGCAAAGGCGCTACCCTGCATAAACCCAAATTCTCTGAAGCCCTGCGTACCGGTTTAATCTTTGGCGCAGTTGAAACATTAACGCCGCTAATCGGCTGGGCGCTCGGTATGTTAGCCAGCAAATTCGTGCTGGAATGGAATCACTGGATTGCTTTCATCCTGCTGGTCTTTCTGGGCGGACGAATGATCATTGAGGGATTTCGCGGCGCGGATAATGAAGATGATGAACCACTGCGCCGTCACGGTTTCTGGTTACTGGTCACCACCGCTATCGCCACTAGCCTCGACGCTATGGCGGTCGGCGTGGGTCTGGCGTTCTTACAGGTCAATATTATCGCGACGGCACTGGCTATTGGCTGTGCCACGCTTATCATGTCCACACTGGGGATGATGGTTGGTCGCTTCATTGGCCCGCTGCTTGGCAAACGGGCTGAAATTCTGGGCGGGGTGGTACTGATCGGTATCGGCGTCCAGATCCTCTGGACGCACTTTCACGGTTAA
- the rlmA gene encoding 23S rRNA (guanine(745)-N(1))-methyltransferase, which yields MSFSCPLCHQPLAHVNNSFICPQRHQFDVAKEGYVNLLPVQHKRSRDPGDSAEMMQARRAFLDAGHYQPLRDAIVEQLSARLDASATSILDIGCGEGYYTHAFADALPTVTTYGLDVAKVAIKAAARRYPQVTFCVASSHRLPFADASQDAIVRIYAPCKAQELARVVKPQGWVMTATPGPRHLMELKGLIYDEVRLHAPHAEQLEGFTLLEDIALAYPMRLNGKEAVALLQMTPFAWRAKPEVWERLASTEVFNCQTDFRLHLWQRAD from the coding sequence ATGTCGTTTTCCTGTCCACTTTGTCACCAGCCCCTTGCGCACGTTAATAACAGTTTTATCTGTCCGCAGCGGCATCAGTTTGATGTGGCAAAAGAGGGATACGTTAACCTGTTGCCGGTACAGCATAAGCGTTCACGCGATCCGGGCGACAGCGCGGAGATGATGCAGGCACGGCGTGCGTTTCTGGATGCCGGACATTATCAACCCTTGCGTGATGCTATTGTTGAGCAGCTTTCCGCGCGTCTCGACGCGTCGGCAACCTCGATTCTTGATATCGGCTGTGGGGAAGGGTATTACACTCATGCCTTTGCCGATGCGTTGCCGACGGTGACCACCTATGGACTGGACGTGGCGAAAGTGGCTATTAAAGCGGCGGCCAGACGCTATCCGCAGGTGACATTCTGCGTCGCCTCGAGCCATCGTTTGCCGTTTGCAGATGCAAGCCAGGACGCCATTGTGCGGATTTACGCGCCGTGTAAAGCGCAAGAGCTGGCGCGTGTGGTCAAACCGCAGGGGTGGGTGATGACGGCAACGCCGGGACCGCGCCATTTAATGGAGCTGAAAGGGTTGATTTACGATGAGGTCAGACTCCATGCGCCGCATGCTGAGCAACTGGAAGGGTTCACCCTGCTGGAGGATATCGCACTGGCGTATCCGATGCGCCTGAACGGAAAGGAAGCGGTAGCGTTATTGCAGATGACGCCTTTTGCCTGGCGGGCAAAGCCGGAGGTCTGGGAACGTCTGGCAAGTACAGAAGTGTTTAACTGCCAGACAGATTTTCGTCTTCACCTCTGGCAGCGTGCGGATTAA
- the ftsI gene encoding peptidoglycan glycosyltransferase FtsI, with translation MKKKNDGTVRSFTPLRFALLCIAILLSLGLLLGRVAWLQIVEPDRLVKQEDMRSLREVTTASPRGMITDRQGRPLAVSVPVNAVWADPHTLLSKGGVGDNERWQALANTLHLSLTNLAARVNHDPSARFIYLARQVSPQQAQWIDKLNLPGINLREESRRFYPAGHVAANLIGFTNIDGQGIEGVEKSFNAQLIGKPGSRLVRKDKFGHVIENITEVNPVPAHELQLSIDERLQTVTEDALDNAVSWNKAESGAAVLVNIATGEILAMASFPDFNPNNRDGAVLDDFRNRAISDTFEPGSTVKPLVIMTALEQGIVQPDSVIDTHPFYLDGHRIRDVGFYPELTLTGILQKSSDTGVSHLSLAMPVQRVVDTYRRFGFGQPTGLGLTGESQGVMPQRRYWSDLDRATFAFGYGLMVTPLQLAHVYATIGSFGLYRPLSITRIDPPVIGKRVMSEALVRQVAHMMESVALPGGGGTKAAVRDYRVAVKTGTAKKIGADGKYIDKYVAYTAGVAPASNPKFALVVVINDPQNGAYYGGAVSAPVFSQIMGDVLRLENVKPDGMPADSSHLLVMQSNSPTHSTR, from the coding sequence GTGAAAAAGAAAAATGATGGTACGGTGCGAAGTTTCACACCGCTGCGTTTTGCGCTGCTTTGTATCGCCATATTGCTGAGCCTGGGACTGTTGCTAGGGCGCGTTGCCTGGTTGCAGATTGTTGAACCCGACCGTCTGGTCAAACAAGAAGATATGCGCTCATTGCGTGAAGTCACCACGGCATCGCCGCGTGGAATGATCACCGATCGGCAGGGGCGACCATTGGCGGTCAGCGTACCGGTGAATGCGGTGTGGGCTGACCCCCACACGTTATTGAGCAAAGGAGGCGTAGGCGACAACGAACGCTGGCAGGCGCTGGCCAACACGCTACATCTTTCACTCACGAACCTGGCGGCGCGCGTTAACCACGATCCGTCGGCAAGGTTTATCTATCTTGCGCGTCAGGTCTCTCCTCAACAGGCGCAGTGGATCGATAAGCTGAACCTGCCCGGCATCAATTTGCGCGAAGAGTCCCGGCGCTTTTATCCGGCAGGACATGTCGCGGCGAATCTGATTGGTTTCACCAATATCGATGGGCAGGGCATTGAAGGGGTTGAGAAAAGTTTTAACGCACAGTTAATCGGAAAGCCGGGCTCCCGCCTGGTCCGCAAAGATAAATTCGGTCACGTGATTGAAAACATCACGGAAGTTAATCCTGTGCCTGCGCATGAACTACAACTCAGCATTGATGAGCGGCTGCAGACCGTCACCGAGGATGCGCTGGACAATGCGGTTAGCTGGAACAAAGCGGAATCCGGCGCCGCCGTGCTGGTGAACATTGCCACCGGTGAGATCCTGGCGATGGCCAGCTTCCCCGATTTTAACCCCAACAATCGTGATGGTGCGGTGCTTGATGATTTTCGCAATCGTGCGATTAGCGATACTTTCGAGCCGGGCTCGACGGTGAAACCGCTGGTTATCATGACGGCGCTTGAGCAAGGGATTGTCCAGCCTGATAGCGTGATCGACACGCATCCGTTTTACCTCGACGGGCATCGGATTCGCGATGTGGGCTTTTATCCGGAACTGACGCTGACCGGCATTTTGCAAAAATCGAGTGACACCGGGGTTTCGCATCTTTCATTAGCAATGCCCGTCCAGCGTGTCGTCGATACCTATCGCCGCTTTGGCTTTGGTCAACCCACGGGGCTGGGACTCACCGGTGAGAGCCAGGGGGTGATGCCGCAACGTCGTTACTGGAGCGATCTGGATCGCGCGACCTTTGCCTTTGGCTACGGCCTGATGGTGACGCCGCTGCAACTGGCGCACGTCTATGCCACGATTGGCAGTTTTGGCCTGTACCGACCACTCTCTATCACGCGCATCGACCCGCCCGTTATCGGCAAGCGTGTCATGTCGGAAGCGCTGGTCAGACAGGTGGCGCACATGATGGAAAGCGTCGCCCTGCCGGGGGGCGGTGGGACGAAGGCGGCGGTCCGGGATTATCGCGTGGCGGTTAAAACCGGGACGGCGAAGAAGATCGGCGCTGACGGTAAATACATTGATAAATATGTGGCTTACACCGCAGGGGTGGCACCGGCAAGCAACCCGAAGTTTGCGCTGGTGGTAGTGATCAACGATCCGCAGAACGGGGCCTACTACGGTGGCGCGGTGTCGGCACCGGTTTTCAGCCAGATAATGGGCGATGTGCTGCGACTGGAAAACGTCAAACCGGATGGGATGCCCGCCGACTCCAGCCATTTGCTGGTGATGCAGAGCAATTCGCCGACACACTCCACGCGCTAA
- the cspE gene encoding transcription antiterminator/RNA stability regulator CspE has translation MAKIKGQVKWFNESKGFGFITPADGSKDVFVHFSAIQGNGFKTLAEGQNVEFEIQDGQKGPAAVNVTAI, from the coding sequence ATGGCAAAGATTAAAGGTCAAGTTAAGTGGTTCAACGAGTCTAAAGGTTTTGGCTTTATTACTCCGGCTGATGGCAGCAAAGACGTGTTCGTACACTTCTCCGCTATCCAGGGTAATGGCTTCAAAACTCTGGCTGAAGGCCAGAACGTTGAGTTCGAAATTCAGGACGGCCAGAAAGGTCCGGCTGCTGTTAACGTAACAGCTATCTGA
- a CDS encoding DUF2627 domain-containing protein: MCGIFSKEVLSKHVVVEYRFSAEPYISASSSNVSVLSMLCLRAKKTL; encoded by the coding sequence ATGTGTGGCATTTTCAGTAAAGAAGTCCTGAGTAAACACGTTGTCGTTGAATACCGCTTCTCTGCCGAGCCTTATATTAGTGCCTCAAGCAGTAATGTCTCAGTTTTATCTATGTTATGCCTGCGGGCGAAGAAAACACTCTAA
- a CDS encoding YebO family protein, which produces MNEVLNSGVLNFASLIVSVGVLVVGLVLWFFINRASSRTNEQIELLEALLDQQKRQNALLRRLCEANEPEKVAEASPKANDPQEDEDIIRLVAER; this is translated from the coding sequence ATGAACGAAGTCCTGAATTCCGGCGTGCTTAATTTTGCGTCGTTGATTGTATCGGTGGGGGTTCTGGTTGTTGGGCTGGTGCTGTGGTTCTTTATCAACCGTGCGAGCTCGCGAACCAATGAGCAGATTGAGCTGCTTGAAGCGTTGTTAGACCAGCAGAAGCGACAAAATGCACTATTGCGTCGTCTCTGTGAAGCGAACGAGCCGGAAAAAGTGGCAGAGGCATCGCCTAAGGCTAATGACCCGCAAGAGGATGAGGATATCATCCGTCTGGTCGCAGAACGTTAA
- the mgrB gene encoding PhoP/PhoQ regulator MgrB, whose product MKKFRWIILVVVVLVCLLLWAQVFNIMCDQDVQFFSGICAINKFIPW is encoded by the coding sequence GTGAAAAAGTTTCGATGGATAATTCTGGTGGTGGTCGTGCTTGTGTGTCTGCTGCTGTGGGCCCAGGTGTTCAACATCATGTGTGACCAGGATGTACAATTTTTCAGCGGAATTTGCGCCATCAATAAATTTATCCCCTGGTGA
- a CDS encoding YobH family protein, producing the protein MRLIIRAIVLFALVWIGLLLSGYGVLIGSQENAAGLGLQCKYLTARGTATAQYVHTDSGIIGLTDCPILRKSTVVVDNG; encoded by the coding sequence ATGCGTTTGATTATTCGCGCTATCGTGTTGTTTGCGCTTGTATGGATTGGATTATTACTCAGTGGGTATGGTGTGCTGATAGGCAGTCAGGAGAATGCTGCCGGGCTGGGGTTGCAATGCAAGTATCTCACCGCGCGAGGAACCGCCACCGCGCAATATGTTCATACCGATAGCGGTATCATCGGATTAACGGATTGTCCGATATTGCGCAAGAGTACCGTGGTCGTCGATAACGGTTAA
- the kdgR gene encoding DNA-binding transcriptional regulator KdgR encodes MANADLDKQPDSVSSVLKVFGILQALGEEREIGITELSQRVMMSKSTVYRFLQTMKTLGYVSQEGESEKYSLTLKLFELGARALQNVDLIRSADIQMRELSRLTKETVHLGALDEDSIVYIHKIDSMYNLRMYSRVGRRNPLYSTAIGKVLLAWRDRDEVKQILDGVEYKRSTGRTITTTEALLPVLDKVREQGYGEDNEEQEEGLRCIGVPVFDRFGVVIAGLSISFPTLRFSEEKLHDYVSMLHTAARKISEQMGYNDYPF; translated from the coding sequence ATGGCTAACGCAGATCTGGATAAACAGCCTGATTCTGTATCTTCCGTGCTGAAGGTTTTTGGCATTCTGCAGGCGCTGGGTGAAGAGCGCGAAATAGGGATTACCGAGTTATCACAACGCGTCATGATGTCAAAAAGCACCGTTTATCGCTTTTTACAGACCATGAAAACACTGGGATATGTGTCACAGGAAGGTGAATCCGAGAAGTATTCTCTGACGCTGAAACTGTTTGAACTGGGCGCTCGCGCGCTACAGAATGTTGACCTTATCCGCAGTGCGGACATCCAGATGCGTGAACTCTCTCGTCTGACGAAAGAGACGGTGCACCTCGGCGCGCTGGACGAAGACAGCATCGTCTATATTCATAAGATTGATTCGATGTACAACCTGCGCATGTATTCGCGTGTGGGTCGCCGCAACCCGCTTTACAGCACCGCGATTGGTAAAGTGCTGCTGGCCTGGCGCGATCGTGACGAAGTGAAGCAGATTCTGGACGGCGTTGAGTACAAGCGCAGTACCGGGCGCACTATCACCACCACGGAAGCATTGCTGCCGGTGCTGGATAAAGTCCGCGAACAGGGTTATGGCGAAGATAACGAAGAACAAGAAGAAGGTTTACGCTGCATTGGCGTACCGGTATTCGATCGTTTCGGCGTCGTGATTGCGGGGCTGAGTATCTCCTTCCCCACGCTGCGTTTTTCTGAAGAAAAACTGCATGACTACGTTTCGATGCTGCATACCGCGGCGCGTAAAATCTCTGAGCAGATGGGTTACAACGATTATCCGTTCTGA
- a CDS encoding MFS transporter: MNKSQTDGLPLPQRYGAILTIVIGISMAVLDGAIANVALPTIATDLHASAASSIWVVNAYQIAIVVSLLSLSFLGDMFGYRRIYKCGLVVFLLASLFCALADSLQMLTMARVVQGFGGAALMSVNTALIRLIYPQRHLGRGMGINSFIVAVSAAAGPTIAAAILSIASWKWLFLINVPLGIIALILAMRFLPPNGSRSNKPRFDIPSAVMNALTFGLLITALSGFAQGQPMTLIGAEVAAIMVVGYFFIRRQLSLPVPLLPVDLLRIPLFSLSIGTSICSFCAQMLAMVSLPFYLQTVLGRSEVETGLLLTPWPLATMVMAPLAGYLIERVHAGLLGALGLLVMASGLFALVLLPAVPSDLNIIWPMILCGAGFGLFQSPNNHTIITSAPRERSGGASGMLGTARLLGQSSGAALVALLLNQFGDNGTHVSLLMAGILATVAAVVSGLRITQPRAQA, from the coding sequence ATGAATAAATCCCAGACCGACGGCCTGCCGCTTCCACAGCGATATGGTGCTATTTTAACCATCGTTATTGGTATTTCGATGGCCGTACTGGACGGTGCCATTGCCAACGTGGCGCTCCCCACGATAGCCACTGACTTACACGCCTCCGCCGCCAGCTCAATATGGGTCGTCAACGCCTATCAGATCGCCATTGTCGTCTCGTTACTGTCGCTGTCGTTTCTCGGCGATATGTTTGGCTATCGACGCATCTATAAATGCGGACTAGTGGTTTTTCTGCTGGCCTCACTGTTTTGCGCTCTCGCGGACTCGCTACAAATGTTGACGATGGCGCGCGTCGTTCAGGGTTTCGGCGGCGCGGCGCTGATGAGCGTCAACACGGCGTTGATTCGTCTGATTTATCCTCAGCGCCATCTGGGTCGCGGGATGGGTATCAACTCCTTTATCGTTGCCGTCTCTGCGGCCGCAGGCCCAACCATCGCGGCCGCTATCCTCTCAATTGCCTCGTGGAAATGGCTGTTTCTGATCAATGTGCCGTTAGGGATTATTGCGTTGATTCTGGCAATGCGCTTTCTGCCGCCTAATGGCTCACGCAGCAATAAACCGCGTTTTGACATCCCCAGCGCCGTGATGAATGCGCTGACGTTTGGTCTGTTGATCACCGCACTGAGTGGTTTTGCACAGGGACAACCCATGACGCTGATCGGGGCCGAAGTGGCGGCAATAATGGTGGTGGGCTATTTCTTTATCCGTCGTCAGCTTTCATTACCGGTACCATTATTGCCGGTCGACCTGCTGCGTATTCCTCTTTTTTCACTGTCGATAGGCACCTCAATCTGCTCTTTCTGCGCGCAGATGCTGGCGATGGTCTCCCTGCCCTTCTATCTGCAAACGGTACTGGGGCGGAGTGAAGTAGAAACCGGTTTGTTGCTCACCCCCTGGCCGCTGGCAACGATGGTCATGGCGCCGCTGGCCGGGTATCTGATTGAACGCGTCCATGCCGGTTTACTGGGCGCGCTGGGCCTGCTGGTGATGGCAAGTGGACTGTTTGCCCTGGTATTACTTCCTGCCGTGCCGTCCGATCTGAATATCATCTGGCCGATGATTCTCTGCGGTGCCGGGTTTGGTTTATTTCAATCCCCCAATAACCACACGATCATCACCTCTGCGCCACGTGAACGCAGCGGCGGCGCCAGCGGCATGCTGGGCACCGCCCGTCTGTTAGGACAAAGCTCAGGTGCGGCGTTGGTTGCGCTGTTGTTGAACCAGTTCGGAGATAACGGCACGCATGTTTCTTTGCTGATGGCAGGGATTCTGGCGACCGTGGCAGCGGTGGTGAGCGGTCTACGCATCACACAGCCCCGGGCACAGGCGTAA
- the htpX gene encoding protease HtpX: MMRIALFLLTNLAVMVVFGLVLSLTGIQSSSVQGLMIMALLFGFGGSFVSLLMSKWMALRSVGGEVIEQPRNERERWLMNTVATQARQAGIAMPQVAIYHAPDINAFATGARRDASLVAVSTGLLQNMSPDEAEAVIAHEISHIANGDMVTMTLIQGVVNTFVIFISRILAQIAAGFLGGNRDEGEGSNGNPMIYFAVAMVLELVFGILASIITMWFSRHREFHADAGSAKLVGREKMIAALQRLKTSYEPQEASSMMAFCINGKGKSLSELFMTHPPLDKRIEALRSGEYLK, translated from the coding sequence ATGATGCGAATCGCGCTTTTCCTGTTGACGAACCTGGCCGTCATGGTCGTTTTCGGGCTGGTGCTGAGCCTGACAGGGATTCAGTCGAGCAGCGTTCAGGGCCTGATGATTATGGCGCTGCTGTTCGGTTTCGGTGGTTCCTTCGTTTCACTGCTGATGTCAAAGTGGATGGCCTTACGCTCCGTCGGTGGGGAAGTGATCGAGCAACCGCGTAACGAAAGAGAGCGTTGGTTGATGAATACGGTCGCCACGCAGGCGCGTCAGGCCGGTATCGCCATGCCGCAGGTCGCTATCTACCATGCGCCGGACATTAACGCGTTTGCCACCGGGGCGCGCCGTGATGCCTCTCTGGTTGCGGTCAGTACCGGTCTGCTGCAAAACATGAGCCCGGATGAAGCTGAAGCCGTTATTGCTCACGAAATTAGCCATATCGCGAACGGTGACATGGTTACCATGACGCTGATCCAGGGGGTTGTGAACACCTTTGTTATCTTCATCTCGCGCATTCTGGCGCAGATCGCCGCTGGTTTTCTCGGTGGTAACCGTGATGAAGGCGAAGGCAGCAATGGCAACCCGATGATCTACTTTGCGGTCGCAATGGTACTGGAACTGGTGTTCGGTATTCTGGCGAGCATCATTACCATGTGGTTCTCTCGTCACCGTGAATTCCACGCTGATGCGGGGTCCGCCAAACTGGTCGGCCGTGAAAAGATGATTGCTGCGCTTCAGCGTCTGAAAACCAGCTACGAACCGCAGGAAGCATCCAGCATGATGGCCTTCTGTATCAATGGTAAAGGTAAATCGCTGAGCGAACTGTTTATGACTCACCCGCCGCTGGATAAACGTATCGAAGCGCTGCGCAGTGGGGAATACCTGAAGTAA